A genomic window from Rhodococcus sp. KBS0724 includes:
- a CDS encoding siderophore-interacting protein, producing the protein MNRGDHLATIADVLAGTSGAKVPYPIGIRELEVVRSTMVGSGLLRLTLGGPELDGFESHAPDEHVRLVYPNADGTLRLPEREGDMLKWPRPLPVSREYTVRRYDADLAELDIDFALHEGGFASDWAQAVTPGTRIHVAGPPGGVIVPWTYDRYLLAGDITALPAIARWLEMLPEAAAGWAFIEIADASQEIELAVPEGVEVRWLHRGDVPAGHSDLLEQAVRSVTVAEGERVYAWISGEATSLKPLRKIVRDDLKLDKGDYLITGYWKRGVADFDEDDED; encoded by the coding sequence ATGAATCGAGGAGACCACCTCGCGACCATCGCCGATGTGCTGGCGGGAACCAGTGGCGCAAAAGTGCCGTACCCCATCGGCATTCGTGAGCTCGAGGTTGTTCGTAGCACCATGGTCGGATCGGGGTTGTTGCGGTTGACGTTGGGTGGACCCGAACTCGACGGGTTCGAGTCGCATGCCCCGGATGAACATGTGCGGCTGGTCTACCCGAACGCGGACGGAACGCTTCGTCTACCCGAGCGCGAGGGAGACATGCTGAAATGGCCGAGGCCGCTGCCTGTCTCGCGTGAATACACCGTGCGTCGCTACGACGCGGACTTGGCGGAGCTGGACATCGACTTCGCGCTGCACGAGGGCGGCTTCGCCTCCGATTGGGCGCAAGCTGTGACGCCGGGAACTCGCATTCATGTGGCGGGGCCGCCCGGTGGGGTCATCGTGCCGTGGACGTACGACCGGTACCTCCTCGCGGGCGACATCACGGCGCTGCCGGCGATCGCCCGATGGCTCGAGATGCTGCCGGAAGCTGCAGCCGGGTGGGCGTTCATCGAAATCGCCGACGCTTCACAGGAAATCGAGTTGGCTGTTCCCGAAGGTGTCGAAGTCCGGTGGTTGCATCGCGGTGATGTCCCAGCGGGACATTCCGATCTGCTCGAGCAGGCAGTACGAAGCGTCACCGTGGCCGAGGGCGAACGCGTCTACGCTTGGATTTCCGGGGAAGCCACCAGCCTCAAGCCGCTTCGCAAGATTGTTCGCGACGATCTGAAGTTGGACAAGGGCGACTACCTGATCACGGGTTACTGGAAGCGCGGCGTCGCCGATTTCGACGAGGACGACGAAGACTGA
- a CDS encoding amidohydrolase family protein has product MPSIKSESAVLVDPPHLHTRARQNLVLSNGEHASIWDVHTRIRSGARETIGTLATDDRSATLMQVHDIVFTGGRVVDPATGIDEVRSIAITDGTVSAWGHDTIEALQTIDVTGQVICPGFIDMHSHGQEIAEQRLQAMDGVTTALELEAGVIPVAKAYARAASEGRPINYGYATSWAHARMIELAGADPDGDIRTLLHHLGAPSWQGEPTLSQRSHILELLENDLAAGALGIGVVVGYAPKSDPTEYLQVAALAARAGVPTYTHARPLISMDPSSPVDGAAEIARAAAETGAHMHYCHVNSTSGAHVDHALSVVAQVQAAGSRVTTEAYPYGSGSTAVGAAFLDPDKLHLMNLTPRSLTFVPTGERIADRKQLEHLRATDPGALVLVEFLDENEDPTREILERAMTFDRSAIASDAMPLTWPRRTPADALRWPLPPTALGHPRGAGTYARAIRTLYRERRLLSLSETIARCSLIPAQILEESVPAMSSKGRISPGNDADIVIFDPARITDNATYVDGTRPSSGISRVLVGGIPVVDGGILVEDALPGRPIRRS; this is encoded by the coding sequence GTGCCCTCCATCAAATCCGAATCAGCCGTGTTGGTCGATCCCCCTCACCTTCACACTCGTGCGCGTCAGAATCTTGTTCTGTCGAACGGTGAGCACGCCTCCATTTGGGACGTTCACACCAGAATCCGCAGCGGCGCCCGTGAAACCATCGGGACACTAGCGACCGACGACAGGAGTGCAACGCTTATGCAGGTCCACGACATCGTGTTCACCGGCGGCCGCGTGGTCGATCCGGCAACGGGTATCGACGAGGTCCGCAGCATCGCGATCACCGACGGCACGGTTTCCGCATGGGGCCACGACACGATCGAAGCCCTCCAGACGATCGATGTGACGGGTCAGGTGATCTGCCCCGGATTCATCGACATGCATAGCCACGGACAGGAAATCGCCGAACAACGACTGCAGGCGATGGACGGCGTCACTACGGCCCTCGAACTGGAGGCCGGCGTCATACCCGTCGCGAAGGCGTACGCGCGAGCAGCGTCCGAAGGACGCCCGATCAACTACGGTTACGCAACATCGTGGGCACACGCCCGCATGATCGAGCTCGCCGGCGCCGATCCCGACGGTGATATCAGAACACTTCTGCATCACCTCGGTGCACCGAGCTGGCAGGGCGAGCCGACGCTGTCCCAGCGCTCACACATTCTCGAGCTCCTCGAAAATGATCTTGCCGCAGGAGCTCTCGGTATCGGTGTCGTGGTCGGCTACGCTCCGAAATCCGATCCTACCGAGTACCTGCAGGTCGCGGCACTCGCCGCCCGAGCGGGTGTGCCTACCTATACCCATGCACGCCCGCTCATTTCGATGGATCCGTCGAGCCCGGTGGATGGCGCCGCCGAAATCGCCCGTGCTGCAGCCGAAACCGGCGCACATATGCACTACTGCCACGTCAACAGCACCTCGGGTGCGCACGTCGACCATGCGCTGTCGGTGGTGGCGCAGGTCCAGGCGGCCGGATCGCGCGTCACGACGGAGGCGTATCCGTACGGTTCCGGGTCGACTGCCGTCGGAGCTGCGTTTCTCGATCCAGACAAGCTGCACCTGATGAATCTGACACCACGATCGCTGACATTCGTGCCCACCGGTGAACGTATCGCGGACCGCAAGCAGCTGGAGCATTTGCGTGCCACCGACCCCGGCGCTTTGGTTCTCGTCGAGTTCCTCGACGAGAACGAGGATCCCACACGCGAGATCCTGGAACGGGCAATGACTTTCGATCGATCTGCAATAGCCAGCGACGCCATGCCACTGACCTGGCCGAGGCGCACTCCGGCCGATGCACTGCGGTGGCCGCTGCCCCCGACTGCGCTCGGCCATCCGCGCGGCGCGGGTACCTACGCACGTGCAATCCGCACGCTGTACCGCGAGCGCCGACTACTGTCGCTGTCGGAAACCATCGCGCGTTGCTCACTGATCCCCGCACAAATTCTGGAGGAGTCAGTTCCCGCAATGTCGTCCAAGGGCCGCATCAGCCCAGGCAATGACGCCGACATCGTCATTTTCGACCCCGCTAGAATTACCGACAACGCCACCTACGTCGACGGTACGAGGCCTTCCAGTGGAATCAGCCGGGTACTGGTCGGAGGAATACCCGTCGTAGATGGAGGCATCCTTGTCGAGGATGCACTGCCGGGTCGACCAATTCGCCGCTCGTGA
- the entS gene encoding enterobactin transporter EntS encodes MTRLGGLVIDISPLRTSRPFRYAFSARMISLLGIGLLVVAVPAQTYQLTKSTLQVAGVSTAMAIAMFVGSLFGGVLADRYDRRRTIQLARSAAGLGFVILGCNALLPDPSMWVIYVAAAIDGLAGGVSSSALMALMPALLPREKMAAAGALVALTTDVGTMISPAIAGVIIASGGIPVTYFVAAAATAGTVTLFQAVGPTPAPGTNHESPVRALVTGVKFAGTHTVIRGILISGLLVMFVSGPMVLLPAFVDDVLGGGPTMLGLLYAAPAVGAVIGSLTSGWTGRVHRSGAAMLISVALMPLGLVILGASGAAFLAFLGLAGFGLGRALNDILRFAVLQQNTPDELRGRVSSLWMVQAVTGTAIGSMAAGFLGQWLEPGTALLALGLAGLALGLILLATLGSVRRVTSEVIVLDRPETAVQDIAVREKEGSS; translated from the coding sequence ATGACCCGACTCGGTGGGCTGGTGATCGATATATCACCATTGCGGACCAGCCGTCCCTTCCGGTACGCGTTCTCCGCACGAATGATCTCGCTTCTCGGGATCGGATTACTTGTCGTAGCCGTTCCCGCGCAGACGTACCAGCTCACCAAGTCGACCTTGCAGGTTGCCGGAGTATCCACGGCGATGGCCATCGCCATGTTCGTCGGCAGTCTGTTCGGTGGGGTGCTCGCCGATCGATACGATCGGCGACGCACTATCCAACTTGCCCGCAGCGCTGCGGGTCTCGGTTTTGTGATCCTCGGGTGCAACGCCCTGCTTCCGGATCCGTCGATGTGGGTCATCTATGTCGCAGCGGCGATCGACGGCTTGGCCGGCGGTGTCAGTAGCTCGGCATTGATGGCCTTGATGCCGGCGCTGCTGCCTCGCGAGAAGATGGCGGCTGCCGGCGCACTGGTGGCGTTGACCACCGATGTCGGGACGATGATCTCCCCGGCAATCGCCGGCGTGATCATCGCTTCCGGCGGGATCCCGGTGACGTACTTCGTCGCTGCAGCGGCCACGGCGGGCACGGTCACTCTCTTCCAGGCCGTCGGACCGACGCCGGCACCCGGAACCAACCACGAAAGCCCGGTACGCGCTCTTGTCACGGGGGTGAAGTTCGCGGGAACCCACACCGTGATCCGGGGAATCCTGATCAGTGGATTGCTGGTCATGTTCGTCAGTGGTCCGATGGTCCTGCTTCCCGCCTTTGTCGACGACGTACTCGGCGGTGGCCCGACGATGCTGGGTCTGCTGTACGCGGCACCGGCAGTGGGCGCAGTGATCGGTTCGCTGACCAGCGGGTGGACCGGGCGCGTTCACCGCAGCGGCGCAGCCATGCTGATATCGGTGGCGCTCATGCCACTCGGCTTGGTGATTCTCGGGGCTTCGGGGGCGGCATTCCTCGCCTTCCTCGGCCTCGCCGGATTCGGGCTCGGCCGAGCCCTCAACGACATCTTGCGATTTGCCGTTCTGCAGCAGAACACCCCGGACGAATTGCGTGGACGCGTATCGAGTCTGTGGATGGTGCAGGCAGTTACGGGTACTGCGATCGGGTCCATGGCAGCGGGATTCCTCGGGCAGTGGCTCGAACCGGGAACTGCGTTGCTGGCCCTGGGTCTCGCAGGCCTGGCGTTGGGATTGATACTCCTTGCAACCTTGGGTTCGGTGCGGCGGGTAACTTCGGAGGTAATCGTGCTCGATCGCCCCGAAACTGCGGTGCAGGATATTGCGGTGCGGGAAAAGGAAGGTAGTTCATGA
- a CDS encoding CdaR family transcriptional regulator: MGTVRPRISLVRLLEDVGTTVLNPVVGDPQSMDEVSSVVIHDPDDESPSTSDSMVLLVGISGGERIAEFVVDLAERGVKVVVARVGTDLSTVDREAIESSGAVVLALARGVSWVQLTSLLHSVLAARNEVGHIHSRGGGPAGDLFSFANAVSALLDAPITIEDRSSRVIAFSGRQEEGDGPRIATVLERQVPDQYIRVLEEAGVFDRLYRSDEPVWVPAETLGTKMGRIAVSIRAGDEFLGSMWVALTAPLSEDRTRALLDSTGLIALQMLRLRGGADAERRLRADLIATLLDGGSGAVDAMNRLGLGNGPALVMALGRRSFEVSSKPDDAAQVVRLTDALAMHLGAVHSQSAAALVNGTGYAVLSVRGHSPAEAELQAFRVASDFLDRTGASGDTIIGIGRVVTRPAQLSRSKRDAEHALEVLLAGRASGSVATFSSVHVDAILLEIASEAAAEGFSDLGPIEAIASHDAAHATSFVDTLDAWLNAFGDVGDAAASLHVHPNTFRYRLSKLKGMAALDLDDPDVRFRLMVHLRLRGPR, encoded by the coding sequence GTGGGCACCGTGCGACCTCGCATCAGTTTGGTGCGGCTTCTCGAAGACGTGGGAACAACGGTGCTGAACCCGGTTGTCGGTGATCCTCAGTCGATGGACGAGGTTTCGTCGGTAGTCATTCACGATCCCGACGACGAATCGCCGTCGACATCAGACTCGATGGTATTGCTCGTCGGGATCAGCGGCGGTGAACGTATCGCGGAATTCGTCGTCGATCTTGCCGAGCGTGGTGTCAAGGTGGTGGTCGCGCGTGTCGGCACTGACCTGAGCACTGTGGACCGGGAGGCCATCGAATCCTCGGGAGCGGTCGTGCTGGCGCTGGCCAGGGGAGTCTCGTGGGTTCAGCTGACAAGCCTGCTCCATTCGGTGTTGGCAGCGCGCAACGAAGTCGGCCACATACATTCTCGTGGCGGCGGCCCGGCGGGGGATCTGTTTTCGTTCGCCAACGCCGTCAGCGCACTCCTGGACGCGCCGATCACGATCGAGGACAGAAGCTCACGGGTCATTGCGTTCTCCGGTCGTCAGGAGGAAGGTGACGGTCCGCGTATCGCGACCGTGCTGGAGCGGCAGGTCCCTGATCAGTACATTCGAGTACTCGAAGAGGCGGGGGTATTCGACCGGCTCTATCGCAGCGACGAACCGGTGTGGGTGCCGGCGGAGACCCTCGGTACCAAGATGGGACGTATCGCAGTGTCCATTCGGGCCGGCGACGAGTTCCTCGGTTCCATGTGGGTGGCACTCACCGCACCGCTGTCGGAAGACCGAACGCGCGCGTTGCTCGATTCGACAGGGTTGATCGCGTTGCAGATGTTGCGGCTACGCGGCGGCGCCGACGCCGAGCGGCGACTGCGCGCAGACCTGATCGCGACACTACTCGACGGCGGGTCCGGTGCGGTCGACGCGATGAATCGTCTCGGCCTCGGGAACGGTCCCGCACTCGTAATGGCCTTGGGCCGAAGGTCTTTCGAAGTATCCTCGAAACCGGATGACGCCGCCCAGGTTGTGCGGCTGACCGACGCTCTGGCCATGCACCTCGGTGCCGTCCACTCGCAGTCGGCGGCTGCCCTCGTCAACGGAACCGGCTACGCGGTGCTGTCGGTACGCGGACATTCCCCCGCAGAAGCCGAGCTACAGGCGTTCCGCGTGGCCTCGGATTTCCTGGACCGCACGGGAGCGTCCGGCGACACGATCATCGGGATCGGCCGCGTGGTGACCAGGCCGGCCCAGTTGAGCCGATCGAAGCGCGACGCCGAACACGCCCTCGAAGTGTTGTTGGCAGGACGAGCGTCGGGCAGCGTTGCTACTTTCAGCAGCGTCCACGTTGACGCCATTCTGTTGGAGATCGCGTCGGAGGCCGCAGCCGAAGGATTCTCGGACCTCGGACCCATCGAGGCGATCGCCAGTCACGACGCCGCGCACGCGACCTCGTTCGTCGACACCCTCGACGCGTGGCTCAACGCATTCGGTGACGTCGGTGACGCTGCGGCGTCATTGCACGTGCATCCCAACACTTTTCGGTATCGACTCAGCAAGCTGAAGGGTATGGCTGCGCTGGATCTCGATGATCCGGACGTTCGCTTCCGGTTGATGGTGCATCTTCGTCTGCGCGGACCGCGCTAG
- a CDS encoding GNAT family N-acetyltransferase: MTSPNNVQRQSVRLAGGVVPSRMRHAISQAEHAALLAGVTVDTVTGHAELEQVFGLFEKVWQPENGNPPVHRDMMKALSHSGNYVAGAFRGGDLIGGSVAFFEEPQHRSLHSHITGILPTVQNGHIGLALKLFQRAWALERGILHVRWTFDPLVARNAYFNVSKLGAFPIEYLPRFYAPMNDSLNGGADSDRLLIDWAIGSSKVSDVVSGVGKIPTPESLGASELLSVSAAGLPLLTPTENRFVTVATPNDVYALRKSDPAAANDWRLAVREALGGVLAENGVVVAVTRTGKYVLDRAPGAECASGCVGMERL, from the coding sequence ATGACATCGCCGAACAATGTCCAGCGCCAGAGCGTTCGACTAGCCGGAGGTGTTGTGCCTTCGCGGATGCGGCACGCGATCAGCCAAGCTGAGCACGCCGCTCTCCTTGCGGGCGTCACTGTCGACACCGTCACCGGTCATGCCGAGTTGGAACAGGTATTCGGCCTGTTCGAGAAGGTATGGCAGCCGGAGAACGGAAATCCGCCCGTGCACCGGGACATGATGAAGGCGCTTTCTCACTCCGGTAATTACGTGGCCGGCGCTTTTCGTGGCGGAGACCTGATCGGTGGGTCGGTCGCATTCTTCGAGGAACCGCAGCACCGTTCGTTGCACTCTCACATCACGGGAATCCTACCGACCGTCCAGAACGGCCACATCGGCCTGGCACTGAAACTGTTCCAGCGGGCGTGGGCGCTGGAACGGGGAATTCTTCACGTGCGGTGGACTTTCGATCCCCTCGTTGCGCGCAACGCCTACTTCAACGTCTCGAAACTCGGCGCCTTCCCGATCGAGTATCTGCCGCGCTTCTACGCGCCGATGAACGACAGTCTCAATGGAGGCGCAGACAGCGACAGGTTGCTGATCGACTGGGCAATCGGCAGTAGCAAGGTTTCCGATGTGGTCTCCGGCGTGGGCAAGATCCCGACTCCCGAGTCCTTGGGGGCGAGTGAACTGCTGTCCGTCTCGGCTGCCGGTCTGCCCTTGCTGACGCCGACCGAGAATCGATTTGTCACCGTGGCCACGCCGAATGACGTTTATGCACTGCGTAAGTCAGACCCGGCAGCGGCGAACGATTGGCGACTGGCAGTTCGCGAGGCTCTCGGTGGCGTGCTCGCCGAGAACGGGGTGGTTGTCGCCGTCACCCGGACCGGGAAGTACGTCCTCGATCGTGCGCCGGGAGCAGAATGCGCCAGCGGTTGCGTCGGGATGGAGCGGCTGTGA
- a CDS encoding M20 family metallopeptidase: protein MDKKTMVADLAALVNAESPSSDLAAVDACADVVAEIGERHLGGAPERIRIDGRQHLRWSFGGEPKVMLLGHFDTVWPLGTLAELPWSVTGSIATGPGVFDMKAGIVQLFHALASLPSLDGVVVLLNSDEEIGSPTSRALIEEQARQVDAVLVLEAAADGAVKTARKGMSLYCLDIEGRAAHAGLEPERGVNAVVELAHQILAVAALADPAAGTSVVPTVISGGTTTNTVAAQSQLWCDVRMWSVKEQERIDRSIRELAPVLAGSRISVTGGPNRGPLEAVSSEKLYFLAHQISSESGLGMLRDCAVGGASDGNFTAAVGTPTLDGLGAVGGGAHAVTEHVEIDQMIPRATLLAGVVARVLEGGL, encoded by the coding sequence GTGGACAAGAAGACAATGGTGGCGGACTTGGCCGCGTTGGTGAACGCCGAGTCACCGAGCTCGGATCTCGCAGCGGTCGACGCCTGTGCGGACGTGGTGGCCGAGATCGGGGAACGCCATCTCGGAGGTGCGCCGGAACGCATTCGTATCGACGGACGGCAACACTTGCGGTGGTCGTTCGGCGGCGAGCCGAAGGTCATGCTTCTGGGTCATTTCGATACAGTCTGGCCGCTCGGAACACTCGCAGAATTACCCTGGTCGGTCACCGGCAGCATCGCCACCGGACCCGGAGTCTTCGACATGAAGGCCGGCATCGTCCAGCTCTTTCATGCGCTTGCATCTCTCCCGTCGCTCGACGGGGTAGTCGTGCTCCTCAACTCCGACGAAGAGATCGGCTCGCCGACCTCGCGCGCACTGATCGAGGAGCAAGCGCGTCAGGTCGACGCGGTGCTGGTTCTCGAAGCCGCTGCCGATGGTGCGGTGAAGACCGCCAGGAAGGGCATGTCGCTGTACTGCCTTGATATCGAGGGACGCGCGGCGCACGCCGGTCTGGAACCGGAGCGGGGTGTCAACGCTGTCGTGGAACTCGCGCATCAGATTCTGGCTGTGGCAGCACTCGCGGATCCGGCGGCGGGAACGTCGGTGGTTCCCACAGTGATCAGCGGCGGCACCACAACCAATACCGTTGCAGCGCAGTCGCAACTGTGGTGTGACGTTCGGATGTGGTCCGTGAAGGAACAGGAGCGCATCGATCGTTCGATCCGCGAGTTGGCACCGGTACTGGCCGGAAGCCGAATTTCGGTGACCGGAGGACCCAACCGCGGCCCACTCGAGGCCGTGTCGTCGGAAAAGCTGTACTTTCTCGCCCATCAGATCAGTAGCGAGAGCGGGCTGGGGATGCTGCGCGACTGCGCGGTCGGCGGTGCCTCGGACGGAAACTTCACCGCTGCCGTCGGAACCCCCACGTTGGACGGCCTCGGTGCTGTCGGAGGTGGCGCCCACGCAGTTACCGAACACGTGGAGATAGATCAGATGATCCCGCGCGCCACGTTGTTGGCCGGTGTGGTGGCCCGCGTCCTGGAGGGAGGACTGTGA
- a CDS encoding Fe2+-enterobactin ABC transporter substrate-binding protein codes for MKSTPPFAIRSWRRFVAIAGLLIVALVAMIGCSSASSDEPAKADEPTTRVIETEKGSVTVPASAERIVVLSGGLAGYLYALDAPVVATDTRVLGVTNLDGGFPPAWSDAAKAQGTKELPAGEQLSVEAVAAAAPDLIIGGGQGVTSVQAEELYDQLTAIAPTVLVPRTVAAWDKQLEIVADAAGRSDQVPALMDAYNAKVKEVKGKIKVPEGNVVYILSLANNKPYLVPPTAALPAMLAELGFKADDVMTKAGNPQLFGSGDSFEVSPELLSQVADAPVAFVIPVSGRPMAELATDPLYSQLPSFQTGKTFELPATSYRPDYDGAMATLDLIGQTFG; via the coding sequence ATGAAGTCCACACCGCCCTTCGCGATTCGGAGTTGGCGACGATTCGTCGCGATTGCGGGCCTGTTGATCGTCGCCCTCGTCGCGATGATCGGATGCAGCAGCGCGTCCTCGGACGAGCCTGCCAAGGCAGATGAACCTACGACGCGCGTCATCGAAACCGAGAAGGGTTCCGTCACCGTACCGGCGTCGGCCGAACGCATCGTAGTGCTCAGCGGTGGCCTCGCCGGTTACCTGTACGCGCTCGACGCGCCTGTAGTTGCAACCGACACACGCGTTTTGGGTGTCACGAACCTCGACGGCGGCTTCCCGCCGGCCTGGTCGGACGCCGCAAAGGCTCAGGGCACCAAGGAATTGCCTGCCGGTGAGCAGCTCAGTGTCGAAGCTGTCGCGGCAGCTGCGCCCGACCTCATCATCGGTGGTGGACAGGGTGTCACTTCGGTGCAGGCTGAGGAACTCTACGACCAGCTCACCGCAATCGCACCGACCGTCTTGGTCCCCAGGACCGTTGCCGCGTGGGACAAGCAGCTCGAGATCGTCGCCGACGCAGCCGGCCGCTCCGACCAGGTCCCTGCCCTGATGGATGCCTACAACGCGAAGGTCAAAGAGGTCAAGGGCAAGATCAAGGTCCCCGAGGGCAACGTCGTCTACATCCTCTCGCTCGCGAACAACAAGCCGTACCTCGTTCCGCCGACGGCAGCTCTGCCCGCCATGCTCGCTGAACTCGGATTCAAGGCCGACGACGTCATGACGAAGGCCGGAAACCCGCAGCTCTTCGGTTCGGGTGACTCGTTCGAGGTCAGTCCGGAATTGCTGTCGCAGGTTGCCGATGCTCCTGTCGCGTTTGTCATTCCGGTGTCCGGTCGCCCGATGGCCGAACTTGCCACCGATCCGCTGTACTCGCAGCTGCCGTCCTTCCAGACCGGAAAGACGTTCGAGCTCCCCGCCACCAGCTACCGTCCTGACTACGACGGCGCAATGGCAACGCTCGACCTGATTGGTCAGACCTTCGGATGA
- a CDS encoding M55 family metallopeptidase: MHVYISVDMEGIAGIATLDQTVRGGSGYSRAQALMTAEANAAIAGAFDAGATSVLVNDSHGTMDNLIHADLDPRARVIFGSPKLQCMAEGLTSDHDIALFVGYHAPAGGPGVLAHTFSSLFADVRLDGKSVSETDVNTLYAATQGVPVGLVTGDDIICGLVDAASPTTETVEVKKAHGWSATNSLPPSLACEHIRAGAERAVRKADTLKPVALRDEWTLEIVHPTTTAAELAEAVPGSRRIADRTIAHTLGSVDDILGLITVNSRLASVGVQTIVTVASRT; encoded by the coding sequence ATGCACGTCTATATTTCGGTGGACATGGAGGGTATCGCGGGTATCGCGACGCTCGATCAGACGGTTCGCGGTGGTAGCGGATATTCGCGGGCACAGGCGCTCATGACCGCCGAGGCCAATGCTGCAATTGCCGGCGCGTTCGACGCCGGCGCGACAAGCGTCCTGGTCAACGACAGCCATGGAACGATGGACAACCTGATTCATGCTGATCTGGATCCTCGGGCTCGGGTGATTTTCGGTTCTCCGAAGTTGCAGTGCATGGCCGAGGGTTTGACGTCGGATCACGACATTGCACTTTTTGTGGGCTATCACGCGCCTGCGGGTGGGCCCGGCGTTCTGGCTCACACCTTCTCGAGTTTGTTCGCTGACGTTCGACTCGACGGTAAGTCGGTGTCCGAGACCGATGTCAACACTCTGTATGCAGCGACGCAAGGTGTTCCGGTAGGTCTGGTGACCGGCGACGACATCATCTGTGGGCTGGTGGACGCAGCTTCGCCGACGACGGAGACGGTGGAGGTGAAGAAGGCGCATGGTTGGTCGGCCACGAACTCGCTGCCCCCGTCCCTCGCGTGCGAGCACATCCGGGCAGGGGCGGAACGTGCGGTACGCAAGGCCGACACGCTGAAACCCGTTGCGCTCCGGGATGAATGGACGCTCGAGATCGTTCACCCCACGACTACCGCTGCCGAACTCGCGGAGGCTGTACCAGGTTCGAGGAGGATCGCGGACCGCACCATCGCGCACACACTGGGCAGTGTCGACGACATACTCGGTTTGATCACGGTCAACTCACGATTGGCATCGGTCGGGGTCCAGACGATCGTGACGGTTGCCAGTCGTACCTGA
- a CDS encoding alanine racemase, translating into MNIDGMTDHTNPPISWEHKAFGADLQGLRSSDLASLGISALDGDLPFPLMTLNREAISHNVAVMAQFCADHDVDLAPHAKTTMSPELVRRQLGAGAWGMTAATVAQARILREFGVESIIIASQVLDPAGIRWICDEQKNDPEFFVATLVDSVESIQLMERLIARVSPNSSIRVLVELGYDNGRAGTRTLDQALDVARAASHAQSLVLTGVEGFEGMMPGASVAARRISVDSYLASARVFTEICLAENLFENTSPRAPLPLVTFGGSAFHDLVVREFAGRWAASNGVRVVLRSGCYVTHDHGLYADTSPWADGPRTLRAAAEVWGVVLSLPEPGRAILGFGRRDVGSDAGFPKVLLRRRDGSNQPARKLTITALNDQHAYVDLPADFDLQVGDLLGCGISHPCTTFDKWSLIPEVDTNYRVVGSVHTFF; encoded by the coding sequence ATGAACATCGACGGTATGACCGACCACACCAACCCACCGATCAGTTGGGAGCACAAAGCCTTCGGAGCCGACCTCCAAGGTTTGCGTAGCTCCGACCTCGCGAGTCTGGGAATTTCCGCTCTCGACGGCGACCTGCCATTTCCGCTGATGACGCTCAATCGTGAAGCGATCTCACACAATGTCGCTGTCATGGCGCAGTTCTGTGCCGACCACGACGTAGACCTGGCACCTCACGCCAAGACCACGATGAGTCCGGAGTTGGTTCGCCGACAACTGGGCGCCGGCGCGTGGGGAATGACCGCGGCAACTGTTGCGCAGGCCCGCATTCTCCGCGAGTTCGGCGTCGAGTCCATCATCATCGCGAGCCAAGTACTCGACCCAGCGGGTATTCGATGGATCTGTGACGAGCAGAAAAATGATCCCGAATTCTTCGTCGCCACCCTGGTCGACTCCGTCGAGAGCATCCAGCTGATGGAAAGGTTGATCGCAAGAGTCTCACCGAACAGCAGCATCAGAGTTCTCGTCGAGCTCGGATACGACAATGGACGCGCCGGGACGCGCACACTCGATCAGGCTCTCGACGTTGCCCGCGCAGCGTCACACGCGCAGTCTCTAGTCCTCACCGGAGTCGAAGGATTCGAGGGCATGATGCCGGGCGCTTCGGTTGCTGCCCGCCGCATCTCCGTCGATTCGTATCTCGCATCCGCGCGGGTGTTCACCGAAATCTGCCTGGCAGAGAACCTGTTCGAGAACACCTCCCCGAGAGCACCGCTCCCCCTGGTCACCTTCGGCGGCAGCGCATTCCACGATCTGGTTGTCCGCGAATTCGCCGGCCGCTGGGCAGCGAGCAACGGTGTGCGCGTTGTACTGCGCAGTGGTTGCTACGTCACTCACGATCACGGCCTCTACGCCGATACCTCTCCCTGGGCAGATGGTCCACGCACCTTGCGGGCAGCTGCCGAGGTCTGGGGTGTTGTGCTCTCGCTACCGGAGCCAGGCCGTGCGATTCTGGGCTTCGGTCGTCGCGACGTGGGTTCCGACGCCGGCTTTCCCAAAGTCCTCCTGCGACGGCGCGACGGCTCCAATCAACCGGCTCGGAAACTGACAATCACTGCCCTCAACGACCAGCACGCGTACGTCGACCTGCCGGCGGATTTCGACTTGCAGGTAGGTGATCTCCTGGGGTGCGGGATCTCGCACCCATGCACCACGTTCGACAAGTGGTCACTGATTCCCGAGGTCGATACGAACTATCGAGTCGTGGGATCGGTCCATACGTTCTTCTGA